The following coding sequences lie in one Rutidosis leptorrhynchoides isolate AG116_Rl617_1_P2 chromosome 4, CSIRO_AGI_Rlap_v1, whole genome shotgun sequence genomic window:
- the LOC139844087 gene encoding uncharacterized protein: MQLANNTIHRTHYNILNVKEDANQEEIRTRYKSALLTSHPDKLQQTTNSNHNDDPQSTFLEILTAWEILGDIKSRALYDVELRVQRQEGVIADEIEIEDLTVEASGDNAVVELLYQCRCGDYFSVDSLELGEMGFIVFMEGNKLSLRAQDSADMASIVLPCGSCSLKIRLMINQDTS; this comes from the coding sequence ATGCAATTAGCTAACAACACGATCCATAGAACTCACTACAACATCTTGAATGTAAAAGAAGATGCAAATCAAGAAGAAATCCGCACACGCTACAAATCGGCTCTTCTAACTTCACATCCAGATAAGCTACAGCAGACCACAAATTCTAACCACAATGATGACCCACAGTCAACATTTCTTGAAATCCTAACGGCTTGGGAAATATTAGGAGACATAAAGTCACGAGCTCTATATGACGTGGAGCTTCGAGTTCAAAGACAAGAGGGCGTAATTGCTGATGAAATCGAGATAGAAGATTTGACTGTGGAAGCTAGCGGTGATAATGCTGTAGTGGAGCTTTTATATCAATGTAGATGTGGTGATTACTTTTCTGTTGATTCTTTAGAATTGGGAGAGATGGGATTTATAGTATTTATGGAAGGTAACAAGTTGTCTTTACGAGCACAAGATAGTGCTGACATGGCTTCAATCGTGCTACCTTGTGGATCTTGTTCATTGAAAATTCGCTTAATGATTAACCAAGATACGAGTTGA